In Bacillus sp. DX3.1, the following proteins share a genomic window:
- a CDS encoding amino acid permease, whose amino-acid sequence MQQTTNEQLHRTMKSRHLFMIALGGVIGTGFFLGSGYTINQAGPGGAILSYLVGGFIMYLTMLCLGELTVAMPVSGSFQKYATKFIGPGTGFMIGWLYWLGWAVTVGLELTSIGLMMKRWFPSVDVWVWCLVFGLILYMSNAISAKSYAELEFWFSSIKVVTIIAFVLLGGSALFGFLPYDGKEAAPLFSNFVSDGGLFPNGLAAVLLTMITVNFSFQGTELIGIAAGESKEPEKTIPRAIRNTVWRIMLFFILTMTILVGLISWKDAGVIESPFVVVFDKIGIPYAADIMNFVIITALLSVANSGLYAATRILWSLANEGMAPTAFKKVNKRGIPITALVVTIAVAGLSLLTSIFAASTVYMYLLSIAGLSAVASWIIIALSQIRFRQQYVKQGGKIEDLKYKTPLYPIVPILALITNSVVVISLAFIPEQRMGLYCGIPFIIFCYVYYYINEKRKKVTKVETGQAYEINNQT is encoded by the coding sequence ATGCAGCAAACAACAAATGAGCAGTTACATCGTACGATGAAGAGTAGACACTTATTTATGATAGCGCTTGGAGGCGTTATCGGAACAGGGTTTTTCCTTGGATCGGGATATACAATTAACCAGGCAGGACCAGGAGGAGCAATTCTTTCTTATTTAGTAGGCGGATTTATTATGTATTTAACGATGCTTTGCCTTGGTGAACTAACGGTTGCGATGCCAGTTTCTGGTTCGTTCCAAAAATATGCGACGAAGTTTATCGGACCCGGAACAGGGTTTATGATCGGCTGGTTATACTGGCTTGGATGGGCAGTGACAGTTGGTTTAGAGTTAACATCAATTGGTTTAATGATGAAAAGATGGTTTCCATCTGTAGATGTATGGGTATGGTGTCTTGTATTCGGTCTTATTTTATATATGTCTAATGCGATCTCAGCAAAAAGCTATGCTGAGTTAGAATTTTGGTTCTCGAGTATTAAAGTTGTGACGATTATCGCATTTGTTCTTCTTGGAGGCAGTGCATTGTTTGGATTTTTACCGTATGACGGCAAAGAAGCAGCACCGCTATTCTCTAACTTTGTAAGTGATGGAGGATTGTTCCCGAATGGACTAGCAGCTGTGCTTCTGACAATGATTACGGTCAACTTTTCATTCCAAGGCACAGAATTAATCGGGATTGCCGCAGGAGAGAGTAAAGAACCGGAAAAAACAATTCCACGTGCGATTCGCAATACAGTATGGCGTATTATGTTGTTCTTTATTTTAACGATGACGATTTTAGTAGGATTAATCTCATGGAAAGATGCAGGAGTTATTGAAAGTCCATTCGTCGTTGTTTTTGATAAAATTGGTATTCCATATGCAGCGGATATTATGAACTTCGTTATTATTACTGCTTTATTATCTGTAGCGAACTCAGGATTATATGCAGCAACTCGTATATTATGGTCACTTGCAAATGAAGGAATGGCACCAACTGCTTTCAAAAAGGTAAATAAACGCGGTATTCCTATTACAGCATTAGTAGTAACGATTGCCGTTGCCGGATTATCACTACTAACAAGTATTTTCGCGGCAAGTACAGTCTATATGTACTTATTATCAATTGCAGGTTTATCAGCTGTAGCAAGTTGGATTATTATTGCACTTTCCCAAATCAGATTTAGACAGCAGTATGTGAAACAAGGCGGGAAAATAGAAGATTTAAAATATAAAACACCGTTATACCCAATTGTTCCGATTTTAGCGCTTATTACAAATAGCGTTGTTGTCATTAGTTTAGCGTTTATTCCAGAACAACGTATGGGATTATATTGCGGCATTCCATTTATCATTTTCTGCTATGTGTATTATTATATAAATGAGAAGCGGAAGAAAGTGACGAAAGTGGAGACGGGGCAAGCTTATGAAATTAACAATCAAACATGA
- a CDS encoding OsmC family protein, producing the protein MKLTIKHDDIRAELSHGHLQIGKENGYTPLELLIASIAGCSAIVFRTILEKKRITYDEFTIETEIGRSEVLPRPVTSVHLHYKIKADGITQEKLEKALELAVKNCTIAQSVKDSIKITETIELLG; encoded by the coding sequence ATGAAATTAACAATCAAACATGATGATATTAGGGCGGAGCTTTCGCATGGACACTTGCAGATTGGAAAAGAAAACGGATATACACCGTTAGAACTACTTATTGCCTCCATTGCGGGTTGCAGTGCGATTGTGTTTCGGACGATTTTAGAAAAAAAGCGTATTACGTATGATGAATTTACGATTGAAACTGAGATTGGAAGAAGTGAAGTTTTGCCAAGACCAGTGACGAGCGTCCATTTGCACTATAAAATAAAAGCAGATGGCATAACGCAGGAGAAGTTAGAAAAAGCATTAGAGCTTGCTGTGAAGAACTGTACGATTGCACAATCCGTAAAGGATAGCATAAAGATTACAGAGACAATTGAATTACTAGGATGA
- a CDS encoding SulP family inorganic anion transporter has product MLQTVKTEWFSNVKGDVLSGVVVALALIPEAIAFSVIAGVDPMVGLYAAFCIAVTIAFVGGRPGMISAATGAMALLMVTLVKDHGVQYLFAATILTGVVQIIFGVLKLSSLMKFIPRSVMSGFVNALGILIFTAQLPHFQGAHWQMYMLVALGLTIIYLFPRITTAVPSTLVAIIVVTGIVLVSGLELRTVGDMGNLPKELPFFSIPDVPFTLETLRIILPYSVMLAVIGLLESLLTASLLDDMTDTPSSKHKEARGQGIANIVAGFFGGMAGCAMIGQSVINIKSGGRGRLSTFVAGGFLIILLFVLGDFVVHIPMVALVAVMIMVSIGTFDWQSVLSLHKVPKGDAFVMLVTVAIVLVTHNLGLGVIIGTMISAILFAAKIAKLHVKHSHVGEKKVYAVYGQLFFASATEFVNIFHFKESVKEIEIDFTHAHVWDDSAVAAIDKVVMKYEQNGVKVHVVGLNERSAQLVKKLASYN; this is encoded by the coding sequence TTGTTACAAACAGTAAAAACTGAATGGTTTTCCAATGTGAAAGGCGATGTTTTATCAGGGGTCGTTGTTGCATTAGCATTGATTCCTGAAGCGATTGCCTTTTCGGTTATTGCAGGTGTAGATCCAATGGTGGGATTATATGCGGCCTTTTGTATTGCGGTTACAATTGCGTTTGTTGGCGGAAGACCGGGAATGATTTCAGCTGCGACAGGTGCGATGGCTTTATTAATGGTAACTCTTGTGAAAGATCATGGTGTACAGTATTTATTTGCTGCTACTATTTTAACGGGTGTTGTACAAATTATTTTTGGAGTGCTGAAACTAAGTTCGCTTATGAAATTTATTCCTCGCTCTGTGATGAGTGGCTTTGTGAATGCACTAGGAATTTTAATTTTCACAGCGCAATTACCCCACTTTCAAGGTGCACATTGGCAAATGTACATGTTAGTCGCACTAGGTCTTACGATTATTTACTTATTCCCACGTATTACAACGGCAGTGCCTTCCACGCTTGTTGCAATTATTGTTGTAACAGGCATTGTACTTGTAAGTGGGTTAGAATTACGTACGGTTGGCGATATGGGGAACTTACCAAAAGAGTTACCGTTTTTTAGTATCCCAGATGTACCATTTACGCTAGAGACATTACGAATTATTTTGCCGTATTCTGTTATGTTGGCTGTAATTGGTTTACTAGAATCATTGTTAACAGCTTCTCTTTTAGATGATATGACAGATACACCAAGTAGTAAGCATAAAGAAGCACGCGGGCAAGGGATTGCTAATATTGTTGCTGGTTTCTTTGGTGGTATGGCAGGATGTGCAATGATTGGACAATCTGTTATTAATATAAAATCAGGTGGACGTGGCCGATTATCGACATTCGTTGCTGGTGGATTTTTAATCATCCTATTGTTCGTTCTTGGTGACTTTGTTGTTCATATTCCGATGGTAGCGTTAGTTGCTGTTATGATTATGGTGTCAATTGGGACATTTGATTGGCAATCTGTATTGTCTCTTCATAAAGTTCCAAAAGGGGATGCATTTGTAATGCTTGTAACAGTTGCGATTGTGTTGGTAACACATAATCTGGGTCTTGGTGTCATTATTGGTACGATGATTAGTGCGATATTATTCGCAGCAAAAATTGCAAAGCTTCACGTGAAACATTCTCATGTTGGTGAGAAGAAAGTGTATGCTGTTTATGGGCAACTATTCTTTGCATCTGCTACAGAGTTTGTAAATATATTTCATTTTAAAGAAAGTGTCAAAGAAATAGAGATAGATTTTACACATGCACATGTATGGGATGACTCTGCTGTGGCAGCGATTGATAAAGTGGTTATGAAGTATGAACAAAATGGTGTGAAAGTACATGTAGTCGGGCTAAATGAGCGTAGTGCACAGCTTGTTAAGAAACTAGCTTCTTATAATTAA
- a CDS encoding universal stress protein, with protein sequence MYKQMILACDGSEHALRAAKHAVHIAKFSKEAKVEVVYVVDGRTAKSDIIQGQTDIETISASRKDRLKEIEVLLQREEVFYKTTILHGDPGDTLVQYVNTGDIDLVVLGSRGLNTLQEMVLGSVSHKVAKRVKCPVMIVK encoded by the coding sequence ATGTACAAGCAGATGATACTGGCATGTGATGGTTCAGAACATGCGTTGCGTGCGGCAAAGCATGCAGTACACATTGCCAAATTTAGTAAGGAAGCAAAAGTTGAAGTTGTATATGTAGTAGATGGCAGAACGGCAAAATCAGATATTATACAGGGTCAAACGGATATAGAAACGATTTCTGCTAGTAGAAAAGATAGATTAAAAGAAATAGAAGTTTTATTACAGCGAGAAGAAGTTTTTTATAAGACTACGATTTTACATGGTGATCCAGGTGACACACTGGTCCAATATGTAAATACAGGAGATATTGACCTTGTGGTTCTTGGTAGTAGAGGATTAAACACATTGCAAGAAATGGTGCTAGGCAGTGTAAGTCATAAAGTAGCGAAACGTGTAAAATGTCCGGTGATGATTGTGAAGTAA
- a CDS encoding DUF4027 family protein: protein MKEYQNLSYSQVVSLFCLGGFVGSVLLAVTMKVFQQLFL from the coding sequence ATGAAAGAATATCAAAATTTATCATATAGTCAAGTTGTTAGTCTTTTTTGTTTAGGTGGTTTTGTAGGCTCTGTTTTATTAGCCGTTACTATGAAAGTGTTTCAGCAGCTATTTCTGTAA